A stretch of Cicer arietinum cultivar CDC Frontier isolate Library 1 chromosome 5, Cicar.CDCFrontier_v2.0, whole genome shotgun sequence DNA encodes these proteins:
- the LOC101497416 gene encoding endoglucanase 9-like: MRTSLLFLLLLTCLLVVVGNVQCNPNYREALAKSLLFFQGQRSGRLPPNQQITWRSNSGLSDGRLANVDLSGGYYDAGDNVKFNFPMAFTTTMLSWSTIEYGKRFGPQMKEARAAIRYATDYLLKCATATPGRLYVGVGDPNADHKCWERPEDMDTVRTVYYVSSNNPGSDVAAETAAALAAASIVFRKVDPTYSKLLLNTSQKVYQFALQYQGSYSNSLGSAVCPFYCSYSGFKDELLWGAAWLFRATNSVYYYNLVKSLGADDQPDIFSWDNKYAGAHVLLSRRALLNGDKNFDQYRQEADNFMCKILPNSPSSTTQYTQGGLMFKLPDSNLQYVTSITFLLTTYSKYMSATKHTFNCGGVLVTPNTLRSIAKRQVNYILGENPLGMSYMVGYGKNYPKRIHHRGSSLPSLAAHPQTIGCDGGFNPFFHSFNPNPNILVGAIVGGPNQNDGFPDNRDDYSHSEPATYINGAFVGPLAYFSGTN, from the exons ATGAGAACTTCCTTGCTTTTCTTATTACTTCTCACATGCTTGCTGGTTGTTGTTGGCAATGTCCAATGCAATCCAAACTATAGAGAAGCTTTGGCTAAATCCTTATTGTTTTTCCAAGGACAGAGATCAGGAAGGCTCCCTCctaaccaacaaatcacatggagaTCAAATTCCGGTCTTTCTGATGGTCGTCTCGctaat GTGGATTTAAGTGGAGGCTACTATGATGCAGGAGACAATGTGAAATTCAATTTTCCAATGGCATTCACAACCACAATGTTATCATGGAGCACAATTGAATATGGAAAGAGATTCGGACCTCAAATGAAAGAAGCAAGAGCCGCGATTCGCTATGCCACAGACTATCTCCTCAAGTGTGCAACAGCAACACCAGGAAGACTCTATGTTGGTGTTGGAGATCCAAATGCTGATCACAAATGTTGGGAAAGACCAGAGGATATGGACACTGTTAGAACTGTTTACTATGTTTCTTCAAACAATCCTGGTTCTGAtgttgctgctgaaactgcTGCTGCACTTGCTGCTGCTTCTATTGTTTTTAGAAAAGTTGATCCAACTTATTCTAAGCTTTTGTTAAATACTTCACAGAAGGTTTATCAGTTTGCTTTGCAGTATCAAGGTTCTTACAGTAATTCACTTGGTTCTGCTGTTTGTCCATTTTATTGCTCATATTCTGGATTCaag gATGAACTATTGTGGGGAGCTGCATGGCTTTTTAGAGCAACAAATAGTGTTTACTATTATAATTTGGTGAAGTCCTTAGGAGCTGATGATCAACCTGATATATTCAGCTGGGACAACAAATATGCTGGTGCACATGTCCTTCTCTCAAGG AGAGCATTGTTGAATGGTGATAAGAACTTTGATCAATATAGACAAGAAGCTGATAATTTCATGTGCAAGATCTTGCCTAATTCACCTTCTTCAACTACACAATATACACAAG GTGGACTCATGTTCAAGCTACCTGATAGCAATCTCCAGTATGTGACATCTATAACATTCTTGCTTACAACCTATTCAAAATATATGTCAGCTACAAAGCACACATTTAACTGCGGCGGTGTCCTCGTCACTCCAAATACCTTAAGAAGCATCGCCAAAAGACAG GTAAACTACATATTAGGTGAAAATCCACTTGGAATGTCTTACATGGTAGGTTATGGGAAAAACTATCCCAAGAGAATTCACCATAGAGGATCTTCATTGCCTTCACTAGCAGCTCATCCACAAACCATAGGATGTGATGGTGGTTTCAACCCATTTTTCCATTCATTTAATCCTAACCCTAACATATTGGTTGGAGCCATAGTCGGAGGTCCAAACCAGAACGACGGATTTCCTGATAATCGCGATGATTACAGTCATTCCGAACCCGCTACTTACATCAATGGTGCTTTTGTTGGACCTTTAGCATACTTTTCTGGTACCAATTAA
- the LOC101496655 gene encoding uncharacterized protein has translation MSASSLVADKVWKQIESTHTVNDDQLYILHFLFGKNFEGATRIVDQRGVKRISGNPSGRFIFQVTGESRKKDQYLCFAENFCACYSFFYDVVNRGEQLCCKHQLAARLAASLGSYVEVKVSDEELALLLSKI, from the exons ATGAGTGCAAGTAGTTTGGTAGCAGATAAAGTTTGGAAGCAAATTGAATCTACACACACAG TGAATGATGATCAACTTTATAT TTTACATTTCTTATTTGGTAAGAACTTTGAAGGAGCTACTAGAATTGTGGATCAAAGAGGTGTTAAGAGGATTTCTGGTAACCCCAGTGGAAGGTTTATCTTTCAG GTTACAGGGGAATCCAGGAAAAAAGACCAGTATCTATGTTTTGCTGAAAACTTTTGCGCTTGTTATTCTTTCTTCTATGATGTTGTCAACAGAGGGGAACAACTTTGT TGTAAACATCAATTAGCAGCAAGACTTGCTGCATCGTTGGGATCGTATGTCGAAGTTAAGGTGTCTGATGAGGAGCTAGCTTTGTTGCTGTCCAAAATATAG